The Eleutherodactylus coqui strain aEleCoq1 chromosome 13, aEleCoq1.hap1, whole genome shotgun sequence genome includes a window with the following:
- the KCNH4 gene encoding potassium voltage-gated channel subfamily H member 4, translating to MPVMKGLLAPQNTFLDTIATRFDGTHSNFLLANAQVQHGYPIVYCSDGFCDLTGFGRTEVMQKNCKCRFLYGVETSDTVLLGIESSLDEKQEYQAEVCFYKKDGDLFWCLLDIVPIKNEKGEVVLFLFSFKDVTEHRMRASHVDKKDDKQKNRRPGSSHFSSARRQSRTMLCHLTGQVTGRNKSDIKLNNNLLDNKPSLPEYKVASVQKPRFILLHYSIFKALWDWLILLATFYVAVTVPYNVCFTGHDDSVSAARSTIVSDIAVEMLFILDIILNFRTTYVSHSGQVVYDTRSICIHYLATWFFVDLVAALPFDLLYAFNVTVTSLVHLLKTIRLLRLLRLLQKLDRYSQYSAMVLTLLMSMFALLAHWMACVWYVIGRKEMESNDPVTWDIGWLHELGKRLEMPYINNSIGGPSIRSAYIASLYFTLSSLTSVGFGNVCANTDAEKIFSICTMLIGALMHAVVFGNVTAIIQRMYSRRSLYHTRMKDLKDFIRVHRLPQQLKQRMLEYFQTTWSVNNGIDANELLKDFPDELRADIAMHLNKDILQLPVFETASRGCLRALSLHIKTSFCAPGEYLLRQGDALQANYFVCSGSLEVLKDNMVLAILGKGDLIGADISNKEQVIKTNADVKALTYCDLQYLSIRGLLEVLELYPEYSSKFMADIHHDLTFNLREGSETDGCYRFCRSPRLSQPRPESGTSEKKLSSILEDNDEADDFFHHSPATMTRRKLMLPNLNSPVRRGSLSSLLGDDLRQFHAFRRNCRSPARNNRGRSPSPQCRKAEKTVEMDNVGSKKPAKLLIPSLNTYGPPDLSPRVVDGIEDSGDVSENQTFQFNMDHSRSRSPIRQSPGAGISLVNPILAAEAEEIKQNICRLNQEINSLNQEVSQLSKELQHMMRLLQALLAAQQYNPPLACPYTVQVVSTPSASHMSCNEQQPRPGYPIQHSLHLVQEPPMPRTIGHASLASDVPYNQMHFTRVSPEACPRPTESESFHPVRDCCYIPSNTMCSPGTPLSHIEMERVRLLQQTEEATSSPTGYGSPVSGPPMMGRTAHTMTSMSSVQSFTTCTAQNFPPQSTSNKDPQT from the exons ATAGCAATTTTCTACTGGCCAATGCCCAAGTCCAACATGGTTACCCTATTGTATATTGTTCCGATGGCTTCTGTGATCTCACTGGTTTTGGTCGCACAGAGGTCATGCAAAAGAACTGTAAATGCCGTTTCCTATATGGGGTGGAGACAAGTGATACAGTCCTTCTGGGGATTGAAAGTTCATTGGATGAGAAGCAGGAGTACCAGGCGGAGGTGTGCTTCTACAAAAAAGATG gagatctcttcTGGTGTCTCTTGGACATTGTGCCCATCAAAAATGAAAAAGGCGAGGTGGTcctatttcttttttcctttaagGACGTCACAGAGCACAGGATGAGAGCCTCACATGTTGATAAGAAGGATG ACAAACAAAAGAACCGTCGTCCTGGTTCTTCACATTTCAGCTCAGCAAGAAGACAGAGCCGAACCATGCTTTGCCATCTAACAGGACAAGTCACTGGACGAAACAAAAGTGACATAAAACTAAACAAT AACCTCTTAGATAACAAGCCCTCCCTCCCCGAATACAAAGTAGCGTCTGTCCAGAAGCCTCGCTTCATCCTTCTTCATTACAGCATCTTCAAAGCCCTCTGGGACTGGCTTATCCTTTTAGCCACCTTTTACGTGGCTGTCACCGTCCCTTACAACGTCTGCTTCACAGGCCACGATGACAGCGTCTCTGCAGCCCGAAGTACAATTGTCAGCGACATCGCTGTGGAAATGTTATTTATCTTAG ATATCATTTTAAATTTCCGGACAACTTACGTCAGTCACTCTGGACAAGTGGTCTATGACACCCGTTCGATCTGTATTCACTACCTCGCCACATGGTTTTTTGTGGACCTCGTTGCTGCTTTGCCCTTTGATCTTCTCTATGCATTCAATGTCACAGTG ACGTCTCTGGTCCATCTGCTAAAGACCATTCGGTTGCTGAGGCTCTTGAGGTTGCTGCAGAAGCTGGATCGATATTCTCAGTACAGTGCAATGGTGCTAACCCTTCTTATGTCCATGTTTGCCCTCTTGGCTCACTGGATGGCTTGTGTGTGGTACGTGATTGGCCGCAAAGAAATGGAAAGCAATGACCCTGTCACCTGGGACATTG GATGGCTCCATGAATTGGGCAAGCGGCTTGAAATGCCTTACATAAATAATTCAATCGGGGGACCCTCTATTCGTAGTGCGTACATAGCATCCCTCTACTTTACCCTCAGCAGCTTGACCAGTGTGGGCTTTGGCAATGTTTGTGCTAATACTGATGCTGAGAAGATCTTCTCCATCTGTACTATGTTGATAGGAG CTTTAATGCATGCGGTGGTTTTTGGCAATGTGACAGCCATCATCCAACGTATGTACTCCCGTCGCTCCCTGTACCATACACGTATGAAGGACCTTAAGGATTTTATCCGTGTTCATCGCTTGCCCCAGCAGCTTAAACAACGTATGTTGGAGTACTTTCAGACAACCTGGTCTGTCAACAACGGCATTGATGCCAATGAG CTGCTAAAAGATTTTCCAGATGAGTTACGTGCTGATATAGCAATGCACCTCAATAAGGACATCTTGCAGTTACCAGTTTTTGAGACTGCCAGTCGGGGATGCCTGCGTGCCCTATCCCTGCACATCAAAACCTCCTTCTGTGCCCCTGGGGAGTACCTTCTACGGCAAGGAGATGCTCTGCAAGCCAATTATTTTGTATGTTCAGGATCCCTGGAAGTCTTGAAGGACAATATGGTGCTGGCTATTCTCG GGAAAGGAGATCTGATTGGTGCCGACATCTCCAACAAGGAACAGGTGATAAAaacgaatgcagatgtgaaagccctGACCTACTGTGATCTGCAATATCTCAGCATTCGAGGACTACTGGAGGTGTTGGAACTGTACCCGGAGTACTCTAGTAAATTTATGGCAGACATCCACCACGACCTGACGTTTAACTTGCGTGAAGGCAGTGAGACGGAT GGATGCTACAGGTTCTGCCGATCACCACGACTATCACAG CCTCGTCCAGAATCTGGTACATCGGAGAAAAAGCTATCCTCGATACTTGAAGACAACGATGAAGCAGATGACTTTTTCCACCACTCTCCTGCTACAATGACTCGCAGGAAGCTTATGCTGCCAAACCTTAATAGCCCCGTGCGGCGTGGTTCTCTAAGTAGCCTCCTTGGGGATGATCTGAGGCAATTTCATGCCTTTCGACGGAACTGTCGGTCTCCAGCACGTAACAATCGGGGCAGAAGTCCTTCACCCCAGTGTCGAAAGGCAGAGAAAACGGTCGAGATGGACAATGTTGGCTCAAAAAAGCCGGCCAAGCTTCTTATCCCGTCTCTCAACACATACGGCCCACCAGATCTCAGTCCTCG AGTGGTAGATGGGattgaggacagcggagatgtCTCAGAGAACCAGACCTTTCAGTTCAACATGGACCACTCCAGGTCAAGATCTCCTATCAGACAGTCTCCAGGTGCAg GAATAAGCTTGGTGAACCCAATCTTAGCAGCCGAGGCAGAAGAAATTAAACAGAATATATGCAGATTAAATCAAGAG ATAAACAGTCTCAATCAGGAAGTCTCTCAGCTCAGCAAGGAATTACAACATATGATGCGCCTGTTGCAAGCTCTGTTGGCCGCCCAACAGTACAACCCTCCTTTAGCCTGTCCATATACAGTCCAAGTGGTTTCAACCCCTTCTGCAAGCCACATGAGTTGTAATGAGCAGCAGCCTAGACCCGGTTACCCAATACAACACTCCCTGCACCTTGTACAAGAACCACCAATGCCCAGGACAATTGGTCATGCATCGCTAGCTTCAGATGTTCCTTACAATCAAATGCATTTCACaagggtctctccagaggcatgTCCGAGACCTACAGAATCAGAATCTTTCCATCCAGTGAGAGATTGCTGTTATATTCCTTCTAACACTATGTGTTCTCCTGGGACTCCACTCTCACATATAGAGATGGAAAGAGTGAGGTTATTACAGCAGACTGAAGAAGCTACTTCAAGCCCCACTGGTTATGGTTCACCAGTCTCTGGACCTCCAATGATGGGCCGAACAGCTCATACTATGACCTCCATGAGTTCTGTTCAATCTTTTACCACTTGTACGGCCCAGAACTTCCCACCTCAGTCAACTTCCAATAAGGACCCACAGACTTGA